From Penaeus monodon isolate SGIC_2016 chromosome 42, NSTDA_Pmon_1, whole genome shotgun sequence, one genomic window encodes:
- the LOC119599222 gene encoding uncharacterized protein LOC119599222, protein MNCHISPPSGGDLRSNIEGLLKKFRVTKENEKESEIFTLANLDNGCIRKFIVKKVDESAFLASINQRQKDDSKSLTDENENTAVVDSNDEDDDDLPDAHDGLALVGKSKSKSKRKKEREAEHKDPGSPSDAGGGGGGEDDLDTRLQNQQNLERNHKNHKDEERNHSDAKKALENHSGLVANGKVKTGRFRLGCDDSDDDKDDIMPGEDKIDDDNDDPGVVNPTFFNDDEDDEGGRGDATSSVSTRSSPEPSPLHSPRLSFRMSPQPSPRHSPVSHRSGNLSQRSSVSSVRKGILKKSPSSTTINMEMVNLGLQQNAAANAAAAAAATGANAAAALNGYHRTRFSDPYDDSYVPMDTHRFVSSPDGPIGMTQKSLGGHRVKFILETGKPDHVTGSYDDIRIEKMERERLERIERGKNLEVTHNEGDKGGRKCLLFCAAILVLTGSVIAAGMYGSRRGNHDSDVQGASGLSGKESTPAGAQPTQDKFFFPNAIESQFKISNRNYSLDLAASSSETYKTFAQALEQELKSILLTNDISFNGKPVPLRSRSGSVLVTFRIAWKYINELEASHQDPPVNITTVKNKLEEQIKTGYLDNNQTFSVPLESVHVDNVLDECRSNTTRCSDTCKFSYDTLKFSCSCPDTLTLINNTHCGTPPKPAESPHPFLPPGVKSIISSKNASLISITPEYVSKVESPSANQTSTSLEGGDGATNQTKVDGGSEDAATNQTKTAVAVTEVPTNQTSSEGPPVEAPTNQTTTAGDKEGSKDATPPVEGNATSAATTTSAPSSAGVTVPASSTTAAPPASTASTAASEQEGGQAGAGEASSEGSAATSEEEAKPASEAADTSDTDDEVHSQEPVAAAPVPDEGEADTAESQQPSEEDASAGSDLADAGAAVEETEPQTEDRSSGVIPQKYPDGDNPGMHISPGTRFEDIGLFTNATQRAPPVLNMSSVREGDSPGDVRVQEPQPEGVAHSEPAATSSVATTAVAAEASTTASPAGEVVEAPVASADGESPAGAQAAAKTEKPVVIVTANETNVERRPGRGGRGRPQQGRGDRPGHVVRGSTPAGVDDSCPCLDDSLASARRHRSDRQASGGPGQPHFRDGHHQHGGQCPGGERQPRRRGRRRQEAGGAGRGHPRYSCRPRHPRPRGHRPGRGRLPW, encoded by the exons GCATTCCTCGCCTCCATCAACCAGCGCCAGAAGGACGACAGCAAGTCCCTGACGGACGAGAAcgagaacacagccgtcgtggaCAGCAAcgacgaggacgacgacgacCTCCCCGACGCGCACGACGGCCTCGCCCTCGTcggcaagagcaagagcaagagcaagcgGAAGAAGGAGCGGGAGGCCGAGCACAAGGACCCCGGCAGCCCTTCCGACgcgggaggcggcggcggcggcgaggacgACCTCGACACGCGCCTCCAGAACCAGCAGAACCTGGAGAGGAACCACAAGAACCacaaggatgaggagaggaaccACAGCGACGCCAAGAAAGCTCTGGAGAACCACAGCGGGCTCGTGGCCAACGGCAAAGTGAAGACCGGGAGGTTCCGCCTGGGCTGCGACGACTCGGACGACGACAAGGACGACATTATGCCCGGCGAGGACAAGATCGATGACGACAACGACGACCCCGGCGTGGTGAACCCGACCTTCTTCAACGACGACGAGGACGACGAGGGCGGCAGAGGAGACGCCACCTCCAGCGTCTCCACCAGGTCGTCGCCAGAGCCCAGTCCCCTGCACTCGCCCAGGCTCAGCTTCAG GATGAGCCCGCAGCCGTCCCCGCGGCACTCGCCCGTGAGCCACCGCTCGGGCAACCTGAGCCAGCGGAGCTCGGTGTCCTCGGTGCGCAAGGGCATCCTCAAGAAGAGCCCGTCCTCGACCACCATCAACATGGAGATGGTCAACCTCGGCCTCCAGCAGAACGCGGCGGCcaacgcggcggcggcggcggcggcgacgggggCCAACGCGGCCGCGGCGCTCAACGGGTACCACCGCACGCGCTTCTCTGACCCCTACGACGATTCCTACGTCCCCATGGACACGCACCGCTTCGtcag CTCTCCCGACGGGCCGATCGGGATGACCCAAAAGTCCCTTGGAGGTCATCGGGTCAAGTTTATCCTGGAGACCGGCAAACCTGATCACGTGACCGGATCATATGACGACATCCGgatagagaagatggagagagagagactggagaggatagagag AGGGAAGAACCTGGAGGTGACCCACAACGAGGGCGACAAAGGCGGCCGCAAGTGCCTCCTCTTCTGCGCCGCCATCTTGGTTCTCACGGGCTCCGTCATCGCCGCCGGGATGTATGGCT CTCGAAGGGGGAACCACGACAGCGACGTCCAAGGGGCGAGCGGCCTGTCGGGGAAGGAGAGCACGCCGGCCGGAGCGCAGCCCACGCAGGACAAATTTTTCT tTCCAAATGCCATAGAATCACAATTTAAAATCAGCAACAGAAATTACTCATTAGATTTAGCGGCTTCGAGTTCTGAAACTTACAAGACGTTCGCCCAAGCTCTCGAGCAAGAG ctaAAATCTATTCTCTTAACGAATGACATCAGTTTCAACGGGAAG CCCGTCCCATTGCGTTCCAGATCCGGGAGTGTGCTGGTAACCTTCAGAATAGCGTGGAAATACATCAACGAACTGGAGGCTAGTCACCAGGACCCGCCGGTGAACATAACGACTGTCAAGAACAAATTGGAAGAACAGATCAAGACGGGTTATTTGGATAACAACCAGACTTTCAGCGTACCTTTGGAATCCGTTCATGTGGATA ACGTATTAGACGAATGCCGCAGTAACACGACGCGGTGTTCGGATACCTGCAAGTTCTCTTACGACACGCTGAAGTTCTCGTGCTCCTGTCCGGACACGTTGACGCTCATCAACAACACCCACTGCGGAACGCCACCAA AACCAGCGGAGAGCCCACACCCGTTCTTGCCGCCGGGCGTCAAGAGCATCATCAGTTCCAAGAACGCCAGCCTCATCTCCATCACCCCCGAGTACGTGAGCAAGGTGGAGTCGCCGTCCGCCAATCAGACAAGCACAAGCCTGGAGGGTGGAGACGGGGCGACCAATCAGACGAAGGTTGACGGCGGGTCTGAGGACGCGGCGACCAATCAGACAAAGACTGCTGTGGCAGTTACGGAGGTTCCGACCAATCAGACGAGCTCGGAAGGTCCACCTGTCGAGGCACCAACCAATCAGACGACGACGGCGGGGGATAAAGAAGGCAGCAAAGATGCGACTCCACCGGTCGAAGGCAACGCGACATCTGCTGCAACGACCACCTCCGCCCCTAGCTCAGCTGGCGTCACCGTCCCCGCTTCTAGCACGACCGCTGCGCCCCCAGCCAGCACGGCCTCCACAGCAGCCTCAGAACAGGAAGGTGGCCAAGCGGGAGCGGGTGAGGCCAGCAGCGAGGGCAGCGCAGCCACGAGTGAGGAGGAGGCCAAGCCGGCCTCAGAGGCGGCCGACACTTCTGACACTGACGATGAGGTCCACAGCCAAGAACCTGTCGCCGCTGCGCCTGTTCCCGACGAAGGGGAAGCAGACACGGCAGAATCCCAGCAGCCTTCCGAGGAAGACGCTTCTGCAGGCAGCGACCTGGCCGATGCAGGCGCCGCCGTGGAGGAGACGGAGCCGCAGACGGAAGACCGCAGCTCGGGTGTCATCCCGCAGAAGTACCCGGACGGGGACAACCCGGGCATGCACATTTCGCCGGGCACGCGATTCGAGGACATTGGGCTCTTCACCAACGCCACGCAGAGGGCGCCGCCGGTGCTCAACATGTCTTCTGTGCGAGAAGGAGACTCGCCCGGGGATGTGCGGGTGCAAGAGCCACAGCCGGAAGGCGTGGCACACTCTGAGCCTGCAGCGACCTCCTCAGTTGCGACCACAGCTGTTGCGGCCGAAGCAAGCACAACGGCAAGCCCCGCGGGGGAGGTCGTCGAGGCCCCCGTGGCCAGCGCAGACGGAGAGTCTCCTGCCGGCGCCCAGGCGGCCGCGAAGACCGAGAAGCCGGTGGTGATCGTGACGGCGAACGAGACCAACGTCGAACGCCGCCCGGGACGCGGCGGCCGAGGGCGACCTCAACAAGGACGTGGTGATCGTCCAGGCCACGTCGTACGAGGAAGTACCCCTGCCGGAGTGGACGACTCCTGCCCATGTCTCGACGACTCCCTCGCCTCCGCCCGCCGCCACCGCAGCGACCGTCAAGCCTCCGGAGGTCCAGGTCAACCGCACTTCCGAGACGGTCATCATCAACACGGAGGTCAATGTCCAGGAGGAGAACGGCAGCCACGGCGCCGAGGCCGCCGCAGGCAAGAGGCCGGGGGCGCTGGGCGAGGCCACCCACGATATTCCTGTCGACCTCGGCACCCTCGCCCACGAGGGCACCGGCCTGGGCGCGGACGCCTCCCTTGGTAA